In Flavobacterium gelatinilyticum, a genomic segment contains:
- a CDS encoding DUF6702 family protein: protein MLIYSVIGILFLSLSAFAFHKFYVGVFQVEYASEKKMIQITSRIFIDDLNNGLEKKYHKKTFVGTERETSEDLDLLRKYLAENFTIKINGQVKAITFLSKETEGDVLVCYSRIKDVDKFKNIEISNTILVDWNSDQQNITHVSVFGTKKTVLFTQSSRKELLKY, encoded by the coding sequence ATGTTGATTTATTCTGTAATCGGGATATTGTTCTTATCGCTTTCGGCTTTTGCGTTTCATAAATTTTATGTGGGTGTTTTTCAGGTTGAATATGCATCCGAAAAAAAGATGATCCAGATTACATCGCGTATTTTTATTGATGATCTGAACAATGGACTTGAGAAGAAATATCACAAAAAAACATTTGTCGGGACCGAAAGAGAGACCTCGGAAGATCTTGATCTGCTGAGAAAATACCTTGCAGAAAATTTCACTATTAAAATTAATGGTCAGGTAAAAGCGATTACTTTTTTGTCTAAAGAGACAGAAGGCGATGTTCTGGTTTGTTATTCCCGAATAAAGGATGTTGACAAATTTAAAAACATCGAAATCTCAAATACAATACTGGTTGACTGGAATTCAGATCAGCAGAATATTACACATGTTTCAGTATTCGGCACCAAAAAGACAGTTCTCTTTACACAATCTTCAAGGAAAGAATTGTTAAAGTATTAA